A region from the Pontixanthobacter aestiaquae genome encodes:
- the tolB gene encoding Tol-Pal system beta propeller repeat protein TolB: MKLLRVLAFLIVFPAPAMAQDLGDPVDLPEAVETEFEEEGLVGGEVVDELAMQDLSIAIARFATDRDVETPANSNGTAALGNELSRIVFNNLKNNGLFKPAGPDALPKPTYGQITAPNWPSWENRGADMLVHGYVRARPDGRLTVGCYLYDVTIQDELARAGWVVPPRDWRRAAHKCADLVYSTLTGESPFLDSRIAYIAETGPKDNRTKRLAIMDSDGANHRFITTGRSTALTPRYSPDYRKLLYLSYVDGNPRIYIYDIGTGRQTLVTQSTNPTFAPRWSPDGKWILYSMAVSGNTDIYRVSADGGPSIRLTNTPGIDIGGSYSPDGSRIVFESDRSGSQQIYVMDSDGSDQKRLSFFGGRAATPEWSPRGDQIAFTHIAGNFRIAVMSPSGGKLTHLTNSWQDEAPTWAPNGRIIQFFRTARNSGTTALWQVDLTGRNERKLPTPVDASDPAWGPILP, translated from the coding sequence ATGAAATTACTGCGCGTACTCGCATTTCTGATTGTTTTTCCGGCCCCTGCAATGGCGCAGGATCTGGGTGATCCGGTTGATCTGCCCGAGGCGGTTGAGACCGAGTTCGAGGAAGAAGGCCTGGTCGGAGGCGAAGTCGTTGACGAGCTGGCGATGCAGGACCTCAGCATCGCGATCGCCCGCTTCGCAACAGATCGCGATGTTGAAACACCTGCCAATTCCAATGGCACAGCGGCGCTCGGCAATGAATTGTCGCGCATTGTTTTTAACAATCTGAAGAATAACGGGCTGTTCAAGCCCGCTGGCCCCGATGCTCTGCCAAAGCCGACATACGGCCAGATCACTGCGCCCAATTGGCCGAGCTGGGAAAATCGCGGTGCGGATATGCTGGTTCATGGCTATGTGCGCGCGCGGCCCGATGGCCGGTTGACCGTCGGTTGTTATCTCTATGACGTGACCATTCAGGACGAGTTGGCGCGGGCAGGCTGGGTTGTCCCGCCACGCGATTGGCGGCGCGCGGCGCATAAATGTGCCGATCTGGTCTATTCGACACTGACTGGCGAAAGCCCGTTCCTCGATAGCCGGATCGCTTATATTGCTGAGACCGGGCCGAAGGACAACCGGACCAAGCGTCTGGCGATTATGGACAGCGATGGTGCGAACCACCGCTTTATCACCACAGGCCGCTCGACGGCGCTGACACCGCGTTACTCGCCCGATTACCGCAAGCTGCTCTATCTCAGTTATGTGGACGGCAATCCGCGGATTTACATTTACGACATCGGCACAGGCCGCCAGACTTTGGTGACGCAGAGCACCAACCCGACCTTTGCCCCGCGCTGGTCGCCCGATGGAAAATGGATCCTCTATTCGATGGCGGTGTCGGGCAATACCGATATCTACCGCGTATCTGCCGATGGCGGGCCGAGCATTCGCCTGACCAATACGCCCGGTATCGATATTGGCGGCTCTTATTCCCCCGACGGCAGCAGAATTGTGTTCGAGAGCGACCGCTCGGGCAGCCAGCAAATCTATGTGATGGATTCCGACGGATCAGACCAAAAGCGTCTCAGCTTCTTTGGCGGGCGTGCGGCGACACCCGAATGGAGTCCGCGCGGTGACCAGATCGCGTTCACCCACATCGCGGGCAATTTCCGCATTGCGGTGATGAGCCCTAGCGGTGGCAAGCTGACTCATTTGACCAACAGTTGGCAGGACGAGGCACCGACTTGGGCGCCCAATGGCCGGATCATCCAGTTTTTCCGCACAGCGCGCAATTCTGGAACAACCGCTTTGTGGCAGGTTGATTTAACCGGCCGAAATGAAAGGAAGTTGCCAACTCCGGTGGATGCATCGGACCCGGCATGGGGACCTATTCTCCCCTAA
- a CDS encoding SDR family NAD(P)-dependent oxidoreductase has translation MADRKPVFLVIGAGAGIGGHVAKRFAEGGYHVVPARRSDEEGLQKLVDQISDVGGEASGRLLDAAEDGSIEDLIEQVERDIGPIECALYNLGAQIGNRTLANTPRKAFELGWRLGTLGLFRLASALTPHMVERGFGTILVTSATAAVRGNTGQHSHAAAMGGRRMLCQTLNAEFASQGIHIAHIVVDGSVDAPDTLGRLLGDKFEAYKASKGDNGVIDPAALAETYWHLHSQPKNCWTHEIDIRPWTDVPWWNDNPIAAVDR, from the coding sequence ATGGCAGACCGCAAACCCGTATTTCTCGTGATCGGAGCAGGCGCGGGAATCGGCGGCCATGTTGCGAAACGCTTTGCCGAGGGCGGCTATCACGTAGTGCCGGCGCGCCGGTCCGATGAGGAGGGCCTGCAGAAACTCGTCGATCAAATCAGTGACGTCGGCGGTGAAGCGAGCGGACGCTTGCTCGATGCCGCTGAAGACGGTTCGATCGAAGACCTCATCGAGCAGGTTGAGCGCGATATCGGCCCGATAGAATGCGCGCTGTACAACCTTGGCGCACAGATCGGGAACCGGACGCTTGCCAATACACCTCGCAAGGCCTTCGAACTGGGCTGGAGACTGGGCACATTGGGGCTGTTCCGCCTCGCTTCTGCGCTGACCCCGCATATGGTCGAGCGCGGTTTTGGAACGATCCTCGTCACCAGCGCGACAGCGGCGGTGCGCGGCAATACCGGCCAGCATAGCCACGCTGCGGCGATGGGCGGACGCCGGATGTTGTGCCAGACGCTCAATGCAGAATTCGCATCACAAGGCATCCATATCGCGCATATCGTCGTCGACGGATCGGTCGATGCTCCCGACACGCTGGGCCGACTGCTCGGTGATAAATTCGAAGCCTATAAGGCCAGCAAGGGCGATAATGGAGTGATCGATCCGGCCGCGCTCGCAGAAACCTATTGGCATTTGCACAGCCAACCGAAAAACTGCTGGACGCACGAGATCGATATCCGGCCATGGACCGACGTCCCGTGGTGGAATGACAATCCGATTGCTGCGGTTGATCGTTAG
- a CDS encoding J domain-containing protein, translating to MAGKRRKDSWGFPNWGGYEKSQDAVAQKECDRHGCEEAGLCPAPKTPNSPERWYFCQKHAAEYNRGWDYFEGLDKEEAAERKRTEQRDADAYTEASHYGWAGGTGDGGRTADEMLALEALELEADADFAAIKKSFRIKAKAVHPDVKPGDEEAAKQFQKIQVAYEVLKQAEDRRAWMGSA from the coding sequence ATGGCGGGTAAGCGCCGCAAAGACAGCTGGGGTTTCCCCAATTGGGGCGGCTATGAAAAATCGCAGGATGCCGTCGCGCAGAAGGAATGCGACCGGCATGGCTGCGAGGAGGCAGGCCTGTGTCCCGCGCCCAAGACGCCCAACAGTCCGGAGCGCTGGTATTTCTGCCAGAAACACGCCGCCGAATATAATCGTGGCTGGGACTATTTCGAGGGCCTGGACAAGGAAGAGGCCGCCGAACGCAAGCGCACCGAACAGCGCGACGCCGACGCCTACACCGAGGCATCGCATTATGGTTGGGCAGGCGGCACCGGGGATGGCGGCAGGACCGCCGACGAAATGCTCGCCCTGGAAGCGCTTGAACTTGAAGCGGACGCCGATTTCGCAGCAATCAAAAAGAGCTTCCGGATCAAGGCCAAAGCCGTTCATCCCGACGTGAAGCCGGGCGACGAAGAAGCGGCCAAACAGTTCCAGAAAATCCAGGTCGCCTACGAAGTGCTGAAGCAGGCCGAAGATCGTCGCGCTTGGATGGGATCCGCTTAA
- a CDS encoding SLC13 family permease — translation MTARHIGFVFGLMAFALTLIVPAPAGMPQQAWLVAGLVVWMAAWWMTEAIPLTATALLPFLVLPFAGVLTARETASAYYAPILFLILGGAFIALAIERTGLHRRLSLAILSTVGGGQALPARTSRWLLAIIISTSLLSMLIFNAPISLLVMVLAIAIIAGLMLANAEKLLLAFMVSAAVLSMLISNTSTALIMMPMALAVLAGGGLADEDRSGLAGALPMGIAFAASIGGLGTIVGSPTNGIAVALLDSMIGVQIGFAEWAAFGIPIVIVGVPIAAMIIARVQKVSAYHFDVEAAREAIATNVKWSAPERRLLPIIAITFLLWMSGPWLKPMLPAGALTDGTIAIAAGIALFILPDGTGRPLLTWQEADRAPWGVIMMFGGGLALAAGMGASGLAEWLGNALLPLTTVPLVLVALALVAMVVLITEFASNVATASAIIPVVASLTVAMGVDPVLLAMPAALAASWGFMLPAGTGPNAIAWSTGRIRLPRMVGAGIILDIVGIFLIVGLVWTVAALFA, via the coding sequence ATGACAGCACGACATATCGGGTTCGTTTTTGGCCTTATGGCCTTTGCGCTGACACTGATTGTTCCAGCGCCTGCCGGAATGCCGCAGCAGGCATGGCTGGTCGCGGGCCTTGTCGTGTGGATGGCCGCATGGTGGATGACCGAAGCGATCCCGTTGACGGCCACAGCATTGCTACCATTTCTGGTGCTTCCCTTTGCAGGCGTTCTCACAGCTAGGGAAACCGCCAGCGCCTATTACGCGCCGATTCTGTTTCTTATCTTGGGCGGTGCGTTTATCGCGCTCGCTATCGAGCGGACCGGGTTACACCGGCGATTGTCGCTGGCGATTTTGAGCACTGTCGGCGGAGGCCAGGCTTTGCCTGCCCGCACATCGCGCTGGTTGCTGGCGATCATTATCAGCACATCTTTGCTGTCGATGCTGATCTTCAATGCGCCGATCAGCTTACTGGTGATGGTGCTGGCGATAGCGATCATCGCGGGACTTATGCTGGCCAATGCAGAAAAGCTGCTGCTTGCCTTCATGGTCAGCGCTGCGGTGCTGTCGATGCTCATATCCAATACCTCAACCGCGCTGATCATGATGCCGATGGCGCTGGCGGTTCTGGCCGGCGGAGGTTTGGCAGATGAGGACCGTAGCGGTTTGGCCGGTGCCCTGCCAATGGGGATCGCTTTTGCGGCCTCAATTGGCGGTCTGGGGACCATCGTCGGCTCGCCGACAAACGGCATCGCTGTCGCATTGCTCGACAGCATGATCGGGGTGCAGATCGGCTTCGCGGAATGGGCTGCGTTCGGCATACCCATCGTCATTGTCGGCGTGCCGATTGCCGCCATGATTATCGCGCGGGTGCAGAAAGTGTCTGCCTATCACTTCGATGTTGAGGCCGCGCGCGAAGCTATTGCTACCAATGTGAAATGGAGCGCGCCCGAGCGCCGACTGCTACCCATCATCGCAATCACATTCCTGCTGTGGATGTCGGGGCCGTGGCTCAAACCCATGCTGCCTGCCGGAGCGCTGACCGACGGAACGATTGCCATCGCCGCGGGCATCGCGCTGTTTATCCTTCCCGACGGAACGGGTCGCCCGTTGCTGACATGGCAAGAGGCCGACCGCGCACCATGGGGTGTTATCATGATGTTCGGCGGAGGCTTGGCACTTGCCGCTGGAATGGGCGCATCGGGGCTCGCCGAGTGGTTAGGCAACGCCTTGCTGCCGCTCACTACCGTGCCATTGGTCCTTGTCGCACTTGCGCTGGTTGCAATGGTTGTGCTGATCACGGAATTCGCCAGCAATGTCGCAACCGCCAGCGCAATTATCCCGGTAGTCGCTAGCCTCACGGTGGCGATGGGCGTCGATCCGGTCTTACTCGCCATGCCCGCCGCGCTCGCTGCAAGTTGGGGTTTTATGCTGCCTGCCGGAACCGGCCCCAATGCAATCGCCTGGTCAACCGGGCGGATCAGATTACCGCGTATGGTCGGGGCCGGAATCATCCTTGATATCGTAGGGATATTCCTGATCGTCGGACTGGTGTGGACCGTTGCCGCGCTCTTTGCTTGA
- a CDS encoding cystathionine gamma-synthase family protein: MSDATDAVDTPTPRRNPKPEAKTIGGREMKPSTLMMGHGYDPALSEGSLKAPIFLTSTFAFENSAAGKRHFEGITGKRPGGAEGLVYSRFNGPNQEILEDRLSIWDGAEDALSFSSGMTAITVMMLAYCNAGDVIVHSGPLYAATEGFVAKVMSKYGVTYVDFPAGATREEIDAILTKAKAQAAEQGGKVAMVYLESPANPTNALVDVEAVRDSRDAILDADETPITIDNTFLGPLWSRPLDHGADVVIYSLTKYVGGHSDLVAGSIAGAKKWMDPVRALRNTMGGIADPNTAWMLLRSLETVELRMQRAGENAEKVCAFLRDHPKVEKVGYLGFIEDERQKDIFNRLYSGAGSTFSLFVKGGEAEAFRFLDSMKIAKLAVSLGGTETLASLPAAMTHLSVPDERKAQLGITDNLVRISIGIEDPDDLIADFDQALAQV; the protein is encoded by the coding sequence ATGAGTGATGCAACCGACGCCGTCGACACCCCAACCCCGCGCCGCAATCCCAAGCCCGAAGCCAAAACCATTGGCGGGCGCGAGATGAAGCCCAGCACACTGATGATGGGGCATGGTTATGATCCAGCTCTGTCCGAAGGTTCGCTGAAAGCACCGATCTTTCTGACATCGACCTTCGCGTTTGAAAATTCGGCTGCGGGCAAACGCCACTTCGAAGGCATTACCGGCAAGCGTCCGGGCGGCGCCGAGGGCCTTGTCTATTCGCGCTTCAACGGACCCAATCAGGAAATCCTCGAAGACCGGTTGAGTATCTGGGACGGCGCGGAAGACGCTCTGTCATTCTCCAGCGGCATGACCGCGATCACCGTGATGATGCTGGCCTATTGCAATGCTGGGGATGTCATCGTCCACTCTGGACCGCTCTATGCTGCGACTGAAGGTTTCGTTGCCAAAGTCATGAGCAAATACGGTGTTACCTATGTCGATTTCCCCGCAGGCGCGACCCGCGAGGAAATTGATGCCATTCTGACCAAAGCCAAAGCACAGGCTGCCGAGCAAGGCGGTAAAGTCGCGATGGTCTATCTCGAAAGCCCCGCCAACCCGACCAATGCTCTGGTCGATGTCGAGGCGGTACGCGATTCCCGCGACGCAATTCTGGATGCGGACGAAACACCGATCACTATCGACAATACTTTCCTTGGCCCGCTGTGGTCACGTCCGCTTGATCATGGCGCCGATGTGGTGATCTACTCGCTGACCAAATATGTCGGCGGGCATTCGGATCTGGTGGCGGGCAGCATTGCCGGCGCGAAAAAGTGGATGGACCCGGTTCGCGCGCTGCGCAACACGATGGGCGGGATTGCCGATCCCAACACAGCATGGATGCTGCTGCGCTCGCTCGAGACGGTGGAACTGCGGATGCAGCGCGCGGGCGAAAATGCGGAGAAGGTTTGCGCCTTTCTGCGCGATCATCCCAAGGTAGAGAAAGTCGGCTATCTCGGCTTTATCGAAGACGAACGCCAGAAAGATATCTTCAACCGTCTCTATAGCGGCGCAGGCAGCACCTTCTCGCTGTTCGTCAAAGGCGGTGAGGCCGAGGCATTCCGTTTCCTCGACAGCATGAAGATTGCAAAACTCGCGGTAAGCCTCGGCGGGACCGAAACGCTCGCCAGCCTGCCGGCAGCCATGACTCACTTGTCCGTTCCCGACGAGCGTAAAGCGCAGCTCGGCATAACCGACAATCTGGTGCGTATTTCTATCGGTATAGAAGACCCGGACGATCTGATCGCCGACTTCGATCAGGCATTGGCTCAAGTGTAA
- the pdeM gene encoding ligase-associated DNA damage response endonuclease PdeM: MVPLSFANQEFALTTSGALFWRAESALLVADLHLEKASFYAKHGQMLPPYDSRETLARIAEAIRETGAQRVFTLGDNFHDSEGSSRLEPHAAGMLSALTRAVDWVWITGNHDPHMEAQAGGAIAEELEVAGMILRHQAKAGEMRPEFSGHYHPRLQLHVRKRFIRRPCAVVSRGENGGRMILPAFGALTGGMDAKDPVILDAMQPADRIDAVLPAGGKLARFPLWRAESLV; encoded by the coding sequence ATGGTTCCCCTTTCGTTCGCCAATCAGGAATTCGCACTCACAACCAGCGGCGCGCTATTTTGGCGTGCAGAATCCGCGTTGCTGGTGGCTGATCTGCATCTGGAGAAAGCCAGCTTCTACGCCAAGCATGGCCAGATGCTGCCGCCCTATGACAGCCGCGAAACGCTGGCACGCATCGCTGAAGCCATTCGCGAAACCGGTGCGCAGCGTGTATTCACTCTGGGCGACAATTTCCACGATAGCGAAGGATCGTCTCGTCTGGAGCCTCACGCTGCAGGAATGCTGTCCGCGCTCACCCGCGCCGTCGATTGGGTGTGGATCACCGGCAATCACGATCCGCACATGGAAGCCCAAGCGGGGGGCGCAATTGCGGAAGAGCTTGAAGTGGCCGGTATGATCCTGCGTCACCAGGCAAAAGCAGGAGAGATGCGACCAGAATTTTCAGGCCACTATCACCCCCGTTTGCAACTCCACGTTAGGAAGCGCTTCATTCGCCGACCATGTGCGGTTGTTAGCCGAGGGGAAAATGGAGGCCGGATGATTCTCCCGGCGTTCGGTGCATTGACCGGAGGAATGGATGCGAAAGATCCGGTAATACTGGATGCGATGCAGCCCGCAGACCGGATTGATGCGGTGCTGCCTGCTGGCGGAAAGCTCGCGCGGTTCCCGTTGTGGCGAGCGGAGTCTCTTGTTTAG
- a CDS encoding methionine gamma-lyase, whose amino-acid sequence MHTSGFATRAIHSGYDPESEQGALCPPLHLTSTFTAPTADEMGARFAGEVDGHFYSRISNPTLDLLERRMSALEGTEAALATASGMGAITATLWSLLKPGDEILVDRTLYGCTFAFLRHGLSRFGIKVRTVDMTNSDRLIESVNDSTKVVYFETPANPNMRLVDIASVSKLAHVHGAKVIVDNTYATPFLTRPVSLGADLVIHSATKYLGGHGDLVAGIVAGRTELIEQIRLYGLKDMTGAVMSPFTAMLVLRGLKTLDLRMQRHCSNAAAVAAFLKQQDQIADVYYPGLQDFPQHMLAKRQMDDFGGMIAFEMTGGLQAGKKLIDSLQMIHCAVSLGDAETLIQHPASMTHSTYEPEERVEHGIPDGLIRLSVGLETISDILDDLDRALRMV is encoded by the coding sequence ATGCACACGTCCGGTTTCGCCACACGCGCTATACATTCGGGGTACGACCCAGAAAGCGAGCAAGGGGCCCTGTGCCCGCCGCTACATCTGACCTCCACATTCACCGCACCAACCGCCGACGAAATGGGCGCGCGCTTTGCCGGAGAAGTCGATGGGCATTTTTATTCGCGCATTTCCAATCCCACGCTTGATCTGCTCGAACGCAGAATGTCGGCGCTCGAGGGCACCGAAGCTGCACTAGCCACCGCGTCGGGTATGGGCGCGATCACCGCGACATTGTGGAGCCTGTTGAAACCGGGCGACGAAATATTGGTTGATCGCACGCTGTATGGGTGCACCTTCGCATTTCTCAGGCATGGGTTGTCGCGCTTCGGTATAAAAGTCAGGACGGTCGATATGACCAACAGCGATCGCCTGATCGAAAGCGTCAATGATAGCACCAAGGTCGTTTATTTCGAGACGCCCGCGAATCCTAATATGCGGCTCGTCGATATCGCGAGCGTATCGAAATTGGCCCATGTCCATGGTGCCAAGGTGATCGTCGATAACACATACGCGACGCCTTTTCTCACACGGCCGGTTTCGCTCGGGGCGGATCTGGTGATCCATTCAGCAACCAAATATCTCGGCGGTCATGGCGATCTAGTGGCAGGGATAGTGGCGGGCCGAACGGAACTAATCGAGCAAATTCGCCTTTACGGCCTGAAGGACATGACCGGTGCGGTCATGTCCCCGTTTACCGCGATGCTCGTTTTGCGGGGACTGAAAACCCTCGATTTACGAATGCAGCGCCATTGCAGCAATGCGGCAGCGGTGGCCGCGTTCCTGAAGCAGCAGGACCAGATCGCGGACGTCTACTATCCCGGATTGCAAGATTTTCCGCAACATATGCTAGCCAAACGGCAGATGGACGATTTCGGAGGAATGATTGCGTTTGAAATGACCGGTGGTCTGCAAGCAGGCAAAAAACTGATCGACAGTTTGCAGATGATCCACTGCGCAGTGAGCCTGGGCGATGCCGAAACTCTGATCCAGCACCCCGCGAGCATGACACACAGCACCTATGAGCCAGAGGAACGCGTTGAACACGGAATACCCGATGGACTGATACGCCTTTCTGTCGGTCTGGAGACGATCAGCGATATTCTTGACGATCTGGACCGAGCTCTCCGAATGGTTTGA
- the infC gene encoding translation initiation factor IF-3 — protein sequence MNTPPTKSGPRYDNFIQSDKVRVIDDQGENLGVMYTKEAIEQAAEVGLNLVEVSPNADPPVCKFLDVGKYRFEAQKKANLARKSQKTQDIKEVKMRPNIDTHDYDVKMRNVFKFIDNGDKVKVTLRFRGREMAHQNLGMDLLKRVQDDTAEVAKIEAFPRLEGRQMLMVLSPK from the coding sequence ATGAACACCCCGCCTACCAAGAGCGGCCCGCGCTACGATAATTTCATTCAGAGCGACAAAGTTCGCGTAATCGACGACCAAGGCGAGAACCTTGGCGTTATGTACACCAAAGAAGCGATCGAGCAGGCGGCAGAAGTCGGCCTGAATCTCGTTGAGGTCAGCCCCAACGCGGACCCGCCGGTGTGCAAGTTCCTCGATGTCGGCAAATACCGTTTTGAAGCGCAGAAAAAAGCCAATCTCGCGCGCAAAAGCCAGAAAACGCAGGACATCAAAGAAGTCAAAATGCGCCCTAATATCGACACGCATGATTATGACGTGAAGATGCGCAATGTCTTCAAATTCATCGATAATGGCGACAAAGTAAAAGTCACTTTGCGCTTCCGTGGACGCGAAATGGCGCACCAGAATTTGGGCATGGATCTGCTTAAGCGCGTGCAGGATGACACAGCCGAAGTCGCCAAGATAGAGGCATTCCCGCGCCTGGAAGGCCGGCAAATGCTGATGGTGCTGTCCCCGAAGTAA
- a CDS encoding Lrp/AsnC family transcriptional regulator has protein sequence MLEKLDRIDYAIIGALQKNGRLTNLELAEAVGLSPSPCLRRMRKLELANIITGYSAQVDGERYGLPITVFMEIRLQSHTHDIVMGFEKAVTALDNVLDCYVVSGATDYLLRVVLADLNHYDRFLRREIQVIPGIASIDSNFAIDKIKHTTVYPRPD, from the coding sequence ATGCTCGAAAAACTTGACCGGATCGACTACGCAATTATCGGCGCTCTGCAAAAGAACGGCAGGTTGACCAATCTGGAGCTTGCCGAAGCGGTCGGCCTTTCGCCCTCGCCATGCTTGCGGCGGATGCGCAAACTGGAACTTGCCAATATTATCACTGGCTACAGCGCGCAGGTCGACGGCGAGCGTTACGGTTTGCCGATAACAGTTTTTATGGAAATCCGCCTGCAATCGCACACCCACGATATCGTGATGGGTTTTGAAAAGGCGGTCACGGCGCTGGACAATGTGCTCGATTGCTATGTCGTTTCGGGTGCGACCGACTACCTGCTTCGTGTAGTGCTGGCCGACCTCAATCATTACGATCGGTTCCTGCGCCGTGAAATACAGGTGATTCCTGGAATTGCCTCTATCGATTCGAATTTTGCGATCGACAAGATCAAGCACACGACCGTGTATCCCCGACCCGACTGA
- a CDS encoding ATP-grasp domain-containing protein — protein sequence MKIGFLACPGTMPPASAATGAKRRGDAYEHDLQVAALRPALEERGGSLTEIDWHSPLEDCVRFDLVLLGTVWDYQDHADSFLAKIEAIAASGVMVCNAPELVRWNIDKIYLKELAENGALTIPTVWSDNPGYADIAGAFDHFECDRVVAKLRVSGGAEGQHSFSRDHMPARDWRMGGGAMIQPFLPAIQEEGELSFIFIDGAFSHAILKTAATGEYRIQSLYGGQETQITPSDSDIAAALSVLSSLPGDTPLYARIDMLRADGGGLMVMEAEVIEPFLYPVQGPDLGARMAEAIAARLK from the coding sequence ATGAAAATCGGCTTTCTCGCCTGCCCCGGCACCATGCCACCGGCAAGCGCTGCGACCGGCGCGAAGCGTCGGGGCGACGCATATGAACATGATCTTCAAGTGGCAGCGCTGCGCCCTGCGCTTGAGGAGCGCGGCGGCTCGCTGACCGAGATCGACTGGCATTCTCCACTCGAAGATTGTGTCCGGTTCGATCTGGTGCTGCTAGGCACTGTGTGGGATTATCAGGACCATGCAGATAGCTTCCTCGCCAAAATTGAAGCGATCGCGGCCAGCGGCGTTATGGTTTGCAATGCGCCCGAGCTGGTTCGGTGGAACATCGATAAGATATATCTGAAAGAACTCGCCGAAAACGGTGCGCTTACCATTCCTACTGTGTGGTCCGATAATCCCGGATACGCGGATATCGCTGGTGCCTTCGACCATTTCGAGTGCGATAGGGTGGTCGCAAAGCTGCGCGTCAGCGGCGGGGCGGAAGGCCAGCACTCCTTTTCTCGAGATCATATGCCCGCCAGAGATTGGCGCATGGGAGGAGGGGCGATGATCCAGCCCTTCCTTCCCGCCATCCAGGAAGAGGGCGAGCTGTCCTTCATCTTTATCGATGGGGCATTTTCTCATGCCATCCTGAAAACTGCTGCCACAGGCGAATACCGCATCCAGTCGCTCTATGGCGGTCAGGAAACGCAGATCACGCCGTCAGATAGCGACATCGCGGCTGCTTTGTCCGTGCTGTCTTCGTTGCCCGGCGATACGCCGCTCTATGCGCGGATCGATATGCTCCGTGCGGATGGTGGCGGGTTGATGGTCATGGAAGCTGAGGTGATTGAACCCTTCCTCTATCCCGTGCAGGGTCCGGATTTGGGCGCACGCATGGCGGAGGCTATCGCCGCGCGGCTGAAATAG
- the pal gene encoding peptidoglycan-associated lipoprotein Pal: MNTRFATLVLLTSAVAIAGCKPKAPEILPPDPGATTTQADTATTATRPLGPQVGSQEHFVNAVNGQNIIFFDTDRYNIDSADIPALQSQAQYLMQNPGVNVTVEGHCDERGTRDYNLALGERRANAAKNYLVSLGVPANRIRTVSYGKERPAALGSNENAWSQNRRAVTVVIS, from the coding sequence ATGAATACACGTTTCGCAACTCTCGTTCTGCTCACCAGCGCTGTGGCCATCGCCGGGTGTAAGCCGAAGGCTCCGGAAATTCTCCCGCCCGATCCGGGGGCGACCACCACGCAGGCGGATACGGCCACCACGGCAACGCGTCCGCTTGGTCCACAAGTCGGCTCGCAAGAACATTTCGTAAATGCCGTGAATGGTCAGAATATTATTTTCTTCGACACGGACCGCTACAATATCGACAGTGCCGATATTCCCGCTCTGCAAAGCCAAGCTCAATATCTGATGCAGAATCCTGGCGTGAATGTGACCGTCGAAGGTCACTGCGACGAGCGGGGCACGCGCGATTACAACCTCGCACTGGGAGAGCGTCGTGCCAATGCGGCGAAGAACTATCTTGTCAGTCTCGGCGTGCCGGCAAATCGCATTCGCACTGTGAGCTATGGCAAGGAACGTCCGGCTGCGCTTGGCTCTAACGAGAACGCATGGTCGCAGAACCGCCGTGCGGTGACTGTCGTCATCAGCTAG
- a CDS encoding DUF998 domain-containing protein, with product MTLLVVFSLFVPGHDPVSQHMSELVFGPAWAAWVDTALTVVAGISVCLFAVGAAYSRAWFTALNAFAFGAAMISSGIVPTGSPLHGLYGLALFSVLVPASFAAEALAPQNKSGLVLYSLATSTFGLIYMWALLIGLDPEGLSGLTQRIATLVAFIWFGVIAVRWPKIVRGNL from the coding sequence ATGACGCTGCTCGTAGTGTTTTCGCTATTCGTACCCGGCCATGACCCTGTCAGTCAGCATATGAGCGAACTGGTCTTCGGTCCTGCATGGGCGGCGTGGGTCGACACCGCATTAACCGTGGTAGCCGGGATAAGCGTTTGCCTGTTTGCGGTCGGAGCCGCATATTCGAGGGCTTGGTTTACCGCGCTCAATGCATTTGCTTTTGGCGCTGCAATGATTTCAAGCGGGATAGTTCCAACCGGGTCCCCGCTCCATGGCCTCTACGGATTGGCGCTGTTCTCAGTGCTCGTGCCCGCGAGTTTCGCTGCCGAGGCTCTTGCACCGCAGAACAAATCCGGCCTCGTTCTCTATTCCCTCGCAACCAGCACCTTTGGCCTTATATATATGTGGGCCCTTTTGATCGGACTCGATCCCGAAGGCTTGAGCGGACTCACGCAGCGTATTGCTACGCTCGTTGCCTTTATCTGGTTTGGTGTGATCGCGGTGCGTTGGCCGAAAATCGTCCGAGGCAATCTCTAA